In Procambarus clarkii isolate CNS0578487 chromosome 53, FALCON_Pclarkii_2.0, whole genome shotgun sequence, the following proteins share a genomic window:
- the LOC123752209 gene encoding collagen alpha-1(I) chain-like: MSPGRGPSCPQAGGHYVPRSGTIMSPGRGPSCPQAGGHHVPRPGAIMAPGRGPSWPQTGGHHVPRSGTIMSPGRGPSWPQAGGHHVPRSGTIISPGRGPSCPQAGGHHAPGRGPSCPQVGDHHIPRPGAIMSPGRGPSCPQVGDHHGPRPGTIMSPGRGPSCPQAGGHHVPRPRAIMAPGRGPSCPQAGGHHVPRPGAIMSPGLGPSWPQAGGHHVPRPGTIMSPGRGPSYPQAGGHHVPRPGAIMAPGRGPSCPQVGDHHIPRPGTIMSPGRGPSCPQVGDHHVPRSGTIMSPGRGPSCPQAGAIMSPGRGPSCPQAGDHHVPRPGAIMSPGRGPSCPQAGDHHVPRPGAIMSPGRGPSCPQAGDHHVPRPGTIMSPGRGPSCPQVGDHHVPRPGAIMSPGRGPSCPQAWGHHGPRPGAIMSPGRGPSCPQVGDHHIPRPGAIMSPGRGPSWPQAGGHHVPRSGTIISPGRGPSCPQAGGHHVPRSGTIMSPGRGPSCPQAGDHHVPRPGAIMSPGRGPSCPQAGDHHVPRPGAIMSPGRGPSCPQAGDHHVPRPGAIMSPGRGPSCPQAGDHHVPRPGTIMSPGRGPSCPQVGDHHVPRPGTIMSPGRGPSCPQVGDHHVPRPGTIMSPGRGPSCPQVGDHHGPRPGAIMSPGRGPSCPQAGGHHVPRSGTIMSPGRGPSCPQAGDHHGPRPGAIMSPGRGPSCPQAGGHHVPRSGTIMAPGRGPSCPQVGDHHVPRPGAIMSPGRGPSCPQAGGHHVPRPGAIMAPGRGPSCPQAGDHHVPRPGTIMSPGRGPSCPQAGDHHVPRPGAIMSPGRGPASCPQAGDHHVPRPGTIMSPGRGPSCPQAGDHHVPRPGAIMSPGREPSCPQAGDHHVPRPGTIMSPGRGPSCPQAGDHHVPRPGTIMSPGRGPSCPQAGDHHVPRPGTIMSPGRGPSCPQAGDHHVPRPGTIMSPGRGPSCPQAGDHHVPRPGTIMSPGRGPSCPQAGDHHVPRPGTIMSPGRGPSCPQAGDHHVPRPGTIMSPGRGPSCPQAGDHHVPRPGTIMSPGRGPSCPQAGDHHVPRPGTIMSPGRGPSCPQAGDHHVPRPGAIMSPGRGPSCPQAGDHHVPRPGTIMSPGRGPSCPQAGGHHVPRPGAIMSPGRGPSCPQAGGHHVPRPGTIMSPGRGPSCPQVGGHHVPRPGTIMSPGRGPSCPQAGGHHVPRPGAIMSPGRGPSCPQAGDHHVPRPGAIMSPGRGPSCPQAGDHHVPRPGTIMSPGRGPSCPQAGDHHVPRSGAIMSPGRGPSWSQAGGHHGPRPHNS, from the coding sequence ATGTCCCCAGGTCGGGGACCATCATGTCCCCAGGCCGGGGGCCATTATGTCCCCAGGTCGGGGACCATCATGTCCCCAGGCCGGGGGCCATCATGTCCCCAGGCCGGGGGCCATCATGTCCCCAGGCCGGGGGCCATCATGGCCCCAGGCCGGGGGCCATCATGGCCCCAGACCGGGGGCCATCATGTCCCCAGGTCGGGGACCATCATGTCCCCAGGCCGGGGGCCATCATGGCCCCAGGCCGGGGGCCATCATGTCCCCAGGTCGGGGACCATCATATCCCCAGGCCGGGGGCCATCATGTCCCCAGGCCGGGGGCCATCATGCCCCAGGCCGGGGGCCATCATGTCCCCAGGTCGGGGACCATCATATCCCCAGGCCGGGGGCCATCATGTCCCCAGGCCGGGGGCCATCATGTCCCCAGGTCGGGGACCATCATGGCCCCAGGCCGGGGACCATCATGTCCCCAGGTCGGGGGCCATCATGTCCCCAGGCCGGGGGCCATCATGTCCCCAGGCCTAGGGCCATCATGGCCCCAGGCCGGGGGCCATCATGTCCCCAGGCCGGGGGCCATCATGTCCCCAGGCCGGGGGCCATCATGTCCCCAGGCCTGGGGCCATCATGGCCCCAGGCCGGGGGCCATCATGTCCCCAGGCCGGGGACCATCATGTCCCCAGGTCGGGGACCATCATATCCCCAGGCCGGGGGCCATCATGTCCCCAGGCCGGGGGCCATCATGGCCCCAGGCCGGGGGCCATCATGTCCCCAGGTCGGGGACCATCATATCCCCAGGCCGGGGACCATCATGTCCCCAGGCCGGGGGCCATCATGTCCCCAGGTCGGGGACCATCATGTCCCCAGGTCGGGGACCATCATGTCCCCAGGCCGGGGACCATCATGTCCCCAGGCCGGGGCCATCATGTCCCCAGGTCGGGGACCATCATGTCCCCAGGCCGGGGACCATCATGTCCCCAGGCCGGGGGCCATCATGTCCCCAGGTCGGGGACCATCATGTCCCCAGGCCGGGGACCATCATGTCCCCAGGCCGGGGGCCATCATGTCCCCAGGTCGGGGACCATCATGTCCCCAGGCCGGGGACCATCATGTCCCCAGGCCGGGGACCATCATGTCCCCAGGCCGGGGGCCATCATGTCCCCAGGTCGGGGACCATCATGTCCCCAGGCCGGGGGCCATCATGTCCCCAGGCCGGGGGCCATCATGTCCCCAGGCCTGGGGCCATCATGGCCCCAGGCCGGGGGCCATCATGTCCCCAGGCCGGGGACCATCATGTCCCCAGGTCGGGGACCATCATATCCCCAGGCCGGGGGCCATCATGTCCCCAGGCCGGGGGCCATCATGGCCCCAGGCCGGGGGCCATCATGTCCCCAGGTCGGGGACCATCATATCCCCAGGCCGGGGACCATCATGTCCCCAGGCCGGGGGCCATCATGTCCCCAGGTCGGGGACCATCATGTCCCCAGGTCGGGGACCATCATGTCCCCAGGCCGGGGACCATCATGTCCCCAGGCCGGGGGCCATCATGTCCCCAGGTCGGGGACCATCATGTCCCCAGGCCGGGGACCATCATGTCCCCAGGCCGGGGGCCATCATGTCCCCAGGTCGGGGACCATCATGTCCCCAGGCCGGGGACCATCATGTCCCCAGGCCGGGGGCCATCATGTCCCCAGGTCGGGGACCATCATGTCCCCAGGCCGGGGACCATCATGTCCCCAGGCCGGGGACCATCATGTCCCCAGGCCGGGGGCCATCATGTCCCCAGGTCGGGGACCATCATGTCCCCAGGCCGGGGACCATCATGTCCCCAGGCCGGGGGCCATCATGTCCCCAGGTCGGGGACCATCATGTCCCCAGGCCGGGGACCATCATGTCCCCAGGCCGGGGGCCATCATGTCCCCAGGTCGGGGACCATCATGGCCCCAGGCCGGGGGCCATCATGTCCCCAGGCCGGGGACCATCATGTCCCCAGGCCGGGGGCCATCATGTCCCCAGGTCGGGGACCATCATGTCCCCAGGTCGGGGACCATCATGTCCCCAGGCCGGGGACCATCATGGCCCCAGGCCGGGGGCCATCATGTCCCCAGGTCGGGGGCCATCATGTCCCCAGGCCGGGGGCCATCATGTCCCCAGGTCGGGGACCATCATGGCCCCAGGCCGGGGACCATCATGTCCCCAGGTCGGGGACCATCATGTCCCCAGGCCGGGGGCCATCATGTCCCCAGGCCGGGGACCATCATGTCCCCAGGCCGGGGGCCATCATGTCCCCAGGCCGGGGGCCATCATGGCCCCAGGCCGGGGACCATCATGTCCCCAGGCCGGGGACCATCATGTCCCCAGGCCGGGGACCATCATGTCCCCAGGCCGGGGACCATCATGTCCCCAGGCCGGGGACCATCATGTCCCCAGGCCAGGGGCCATCATGTCCCCAGGCCGGGGACCTGCATCATGTCCCCAGGCCGGGGACCATCATGTCCCCAGGCCGGGGACCATCATGTCCCCAGGCCGGGGACCATCATGTCCCCAGGCCGGGGACCATCATGTCCCCAGGCCGGGGGCCATCATGTCCCCAGGCCGGGAACCATCATGTCCCCAGGCCGGGGACCATCATGTCCCCAGGCCGGGGACCATCATGTCCCCAGGCCGGGGACCATCATGTCCCCAGGCCGGGGACCATCATGTCCCCAGGCCGGGGACCATCATGTCCCCAGGCCGGGGACCATCATGTCCCCAGGCCGGGGACCATCATGTCCCCAGGCCGGGGACCATCATGTCCCCAGGCCGGGGACCATCATGTCCCCAGGCCGGGGACCATCATGTCCCCAGGCCGGGGACCATCATGTCCCCAGGCCGGGGGCCATCATGTCCCCAGGCCGGGGACCATCATGTCCCCAGGCCGGGGACCATCATGTCCCCAGGCCGGGGACCATCATGTCCCCAGGCCGGGGACCATCATGTCCCCAGGCCGGGGACCATCATGTCCCCAGGCCGGGGACCATCATGTCCCCAGGCCGGGGACCATCATGTCCCCAGGCCGGGGACCATCATGTCCCCAGGCCGGGGGCCATCATGTCCCCAGGCCGGGGACCATCATGTCCCCAGGCCGGGGACCATCATGTCCCCAGGCCGGGGACCATCATGTCCCCAGGCCGGGGACCATCATGTCCCCAGGCCGGGGACCATCATGTCCCCAGGCCGGGGACCATCATGTCCCCAGGCCGGGGACCATCATGTCCCCAGGCCGGGGGCCATCATGTCCCCAGGCCGGGGGCCATCATGTCCCCAGGCCGGGGACCATCATGTCCCCAGGCCGGGGACCATCATGTCCCCAGGCCGGGGACCATCATGTCCCCAGGCCGGGGGCCATCATGTCCCCAGGCCGGGGGCCATCATGTCCCCAGGCCGGGGACCATCATGTCCCCAGGCCGGGGGCCATCATGTCCCCAGGCCGGGGACCATCATGTCCCCAGGCCGGGGGCCATCATGTCCCCAGGTCGGGGGCCATCATGTCCCCAGGCCGGGGACCATCATGTCCCCAGGCCGGGGGCCATCATGTCCCCAGGCCGGGGGCCATCATGTCCCCAGGCCGGGGGCCATCATGTCCCCAGGCCGGGGACCATCATGTCCCCAGGCCGGGGACCATCATGTCCCCAGGCCGGGGGCCATCATGTCCCCAGGCCGGGGGCCATCATGTCCCCAGGCCGGGGACCATCATGTCCCCAGGCCGGGGACCATCATGTCCCCAGGCCGGGGGCCATCATGTCCCCAGGCCGGGGACCATCATGTCCCCAGGTCGGGGGCCATCATGTCCCCAGGCCGGGGGCCATCATGGTCCCAGGCCGGGGGCCATCATGGCCCCAGGCCCCATAATTCATAA